A single region of the Mycobacterium avium subsp. avium genome encodes:
- a CDS encoding FtsW/RodA/SpoVE family cell cycle protein: MTTQLQPPVAVTPPLPTRRNAELLLLGFAATITVAALLIVEANQQHDLRWNAVSYGLVFLVVFGSAHMAIRRFAPYTDPLLLPIVALLNGLGLVMIHRLDLVTNQLSGRHHPSATQQMLWTLIGVVTFALVVTFLKDHRQLARYGYICGLVGLVFLVIPALLPASLSEQNGAKIWIRFPGFSIQPAEFSKILLLIFFSAVLIAKRGLFTSVGKHFMGLTLPRPRDLAPLLAAWVISVGVMAFEKDLGTSLLLYTSFLVVVYLATQRFSWVAIGLVLFVAGSVVAYYIFAHVRVRVQMWWDPFSDPDGSGYQIVQSLFSFATGGIFGTGLGNGQPDTVPAASTDFIIAAFGEELGLVGLAAILMLYTIVIVRGLRTAIATRDSFGKLLAAGLASTLAIQLFIVVGGVTQLIPLTGLTTPWMSYGGSSLLANYVLLAILARISHSARRPLRTRARTEPSIAAASTEVIEKV, encoded by the coding sequence ATGACCACACAACTTCAGCCGCCGGTCGCGGTCACGCCCCCGCTGCCCACCCGGCGCAACGCCGAGTTGTTGCTGCTGGGCTTCGCCGCCACCATCACCGTGGCCGCGCTGCTGATCGTTGAAGCCAACCAACAACACGATCTGCGCTGGAACGCGGTCAGCTACGGACTGGTGTTCCTGGTCGTCTTCGGATCCGCGCACATGGCCATCCGGCGATTTGCGCCCTACACCGACCCCCTGCTGTTGCCAATTGTGGCATTGCTCAACGGACTTGGGCTGGTCATGATTCACCGGCTGGATCTGGTGACCAATCAGCTCAGCGGCCGTCACCACCCGAGCGCCACTCAGCAGATGCTGTGGACCCTGATCGGTGTGGTGACCTTCGCACTGGTGGTCACCTTCCTCAAAGACCATCGACAGCTCGCCCGCTACGGCTACATCTGTGGACTGGTCGGCCTGGTATTCCTGGTGATTCCCGCTCTGTTGCCGGCCTCGCTGTCCGAACAGAACGGCGCCAAGATCTGGATTCGCTTCCCGGGGTTCTCGATTCAGCCCGCCGAGTTCTCCAAGATCTTGCTGCTGATCTTCTTCTCCGCGGTGCTGATCGCCAAGCGGGGCCTTTTTACCAGCGTCGGCAAGCATTTCATGGGTTTGACCCTGCCGCGTCCGCGCGACCTCGCCCCGCTGCTGGCGGCCTGGGTGATCTCGGTCGGCGTGATGGCCTTCGAAAAAGACCTTGGCACTTCGCTTTTGCTCTACACCTCGTTTCTGGTGGTGGTGTATCTGGCGACTCAGCGGTTCAGCTGGGTGGCCATCGGCCTGGTGCTCTTCGTCGCGGGAAGCGTTGTCGCGTATTACATTTTCGCGCACGTCCGGGTGCGGGTGCAGATGTGGTGGGACCCGTTCTCCGACCCCGACGGCAGCGGCTACCAGATCGTGCAGTCGCTGTTCAGCTTTGCCACCGGCGGGATCTTCGGCACCGGGCTGGGCAACGGTCAGCCCGACACCGTGCCCGCCGCGTCGACCGACTTCATCATCGCCGCCTTCGGTGAAGAGCTGGGGCTGGTGGGGCTGGCGGCCATCTTGATGCTCTACACCATCGTCATCGTGCGTGGTCTGCGCACCGCGATCGCCACCCGGGACAGCTTCGGCAAGCTGCTGGCCGCCGGCCTGGCGTCCACGCTGGCCATCCAGCTGTTCATCGTCGTCGGCGGGGTCACGCAGCTCATCCCGCTGACCGGGCTGACCACCCCGTGGATGTCGTACGGGGGTTCGTCGTTGCTGGCGAACTACGTGCTGCTGGCCATCCTGGCGCGGATCTCGCACAGCGCCCGCCGTCCGTTGCGCACCCGCGCCCGCACCGAGCCGTCGATCGCGGCGGCCAGCACCGAGGTGATCGAGAAAGTATGA
- the crgA gene encoding cell division protein CrgA, producing MPKSKVRKKNDFTVSAVSRTPVKVKVGPSSVWFVALFIGLMLIGLVWLMVFQLAAVGSQAPTALNWMAQLGPWNYAIAFAFMITGLLLTMRWH from the coding sequence ATGCCCAAGTCCAAGGTCCGCAAAAAGAACGACTTCACCGTCAGCGCGGTCAGCCGCACGCCGGTGAAGGTCAAGGTGGGACCGTCCAGCGTGTGGTTCGTCGCGCTGTTCATCGGGCTGATGCTGATCGGATTGGTGTGGCTGATGGTCTTCCAACTGGCCGCGGTCGGCAGCCAGGCGCCGACCGCCCTCAATTGGATGGCGCAATTGGGGCCGTGGAACTACGCAATCGCGTTCGCTTTCATGATCACCGGTTTGTTGCTCACGATGCGCTGGCACTGA
- a CDS encoding aminodeoxychorismate/anthranilate synthase component II — protein sequence MRILVVDNYDSFVFNLVQYLGQLGVDADVWRNDDSRLADHNAVARRFDGVLLSPGPGTPERAGASIAMVRACAAEHTPLLGVCLGHQAIGVAFGATVDRAPELLHGKTSSVHHTNAGVLQGLPDPFTATRYHSLTILPESLPPVLEVTAHTDSGVIMGVRHTQLPIHGVQFHPESILTEGGHRMLANWLTECGWVRDDTLVRRLENDVHAAVRPYLPADPAATDRTSA from the coding sequence ATGCGGATCCTGGTTGTCGACAACTACGACAGCTTCGTGTTCAACCTGGTGCAGTACCTCGGGCAACTGGGTGTGGACGCCGACGTCTGGCGCAACGACGACAGCCGGCTCGCCGACCACAACGCCGTGGCCCGCCGGTTCGACGGGGTGCTGCTCAGTCCCGGGCCGGGCACCCCCGAGCGCGCGGGCGCTTCCATCGCGATGGTGCGCGCCTGCGCCGCCGAGCACACCCCGCTGCTGGGGGTCTGCCTGGGCCACCAGGCCATCGGCGTGGCATTCGGCGCCACCGTGGACCGCGCTCCGGAACTGCTGCACGGCAAGACCAGCAGCGTGCACCACACGAATGCCGGTGTGCTGCAAGGGCTTCCGGACCCCTTCACGGCCACCCGGTACCACTCGCTGACCATCCTGCCCGAGTCGCTGCCGCCGGTGCTCGAGGTCACCGCTCACACCGACAGCGGTGTGATCATGGGCGTGCGCCACACGCAGTTACCGATCCACGGCGTCCAGTTCCACCCGGAGTCGATCCTGACCGAGGGTGGTCATCGCATGCTGGCGAACTGGCTCACCGAATGCGGCTGGGTGCGCGACGACACCCTGGTGCGCCGGCTGGAAAACGACGTCCACGCCGCGGTGCGACCGTATCTCCCGGCCGATCCGGCCGCTACTGACCGAACTTCAGCGTGA
- a CDS encoding DUF881 domain-containing protein yields the protein MVQTRQSPWRFGVPLVCLLAGLLLAATHGVSGGAEIRRSDAPRLVDLVRETQASVNRLSAQREQLAAKIDAAHGRSSDAALAAMLRRSAQLAGEAGMSPVHGPGLVVTLQDAQRDANGRFPRDASPDDLVVHQQDIQAVLNALWSAGAEAIQMQDQRIIATSVPRCVGNTLLLNGRTYSPPYTITAIGNAAAMQAALAAAPLVTLYKQYAVRFGLGYQEEVRSDVQVVGHFEPDRLHFAQPNGPIGY from the coding sequence ATGGTCCAGACGCGCCAGTCGCCATGGCGCTTCGGCGTCCCGCTGGTGTGCCTGCTGGCCGGACTGCTGCTCGCCGCCACGCACGGCGTGTCCGGCGGCGCCGAGATACGCCGCAGCGACGCACCCCGGCTGGTGGACCTGGTGCGCGAGACGCAGGCGTCGGTGAACCGGCTCAGTGCCCAGCGCGAACAGCTCGCCGCCAAGATCGACGCCGCGCACGGCCGCTCGTCGGATGCCGCGCTGGCCGCGATGCTGCGCCGCTCCGCGCAGCTCGCCGGCGAGGCCGGGATGAGCCCGGTGCACGGGCCGGGCCTGGTGGTCACCCTGCAGGATGCGCAGCGCGACGCCAACGGCCGCTTCCCCCGCGACGCGTCGCCCGACGACCTGGTGGTGCACCAGCAGGACATCCAGGCCGTGCTCAACGCGCTGTGGAGCGCCGGCGCCGAGGCGATCCAGATGCAGGACCAGCGGATCATCGCCACGTCGGTGCCCCGCTGCGTCGGCAACACGCTGCTGCTCAACGGGCGCACCTACAGCCCGCCCTACACGATCACCGCGATCGGCAACGCCGCCGCCATGCAGGCCGCCCTGGCCGCGGCTCCCCTGGTGACGCTGTACAAGCAGTACGCGGTCCGGTTCGGCCTGGGCTATCAGGAAGAGGTCCGCTCCGATGTGCAGGTGGTCGGCCACTTCGAGCCCGACCGGCTGCATTTCGCCCAGCCCAACGGCCCGATCGGCTACTGA
- a CDS encoding PH domain-containing protein, whose amino-acid sequence MQQTRWEPHPAGIAGCGVAGVLMAIAAVTVVTDPPGRVLAGVAAAGLLVFAGMSWRARPKLAITPGGLAVRGWYRTQVLPRPDIKIIRIIEFRRYGRTVRLLEVESADGDPVVLSRWDLGADPLQVLDALTAAGYAGLRQR is encoded by the coding sequence ATGCAGCAAACACGCTGGGAGCCGCATCCGGCGGGAATCGCTGGTTGTGGAGTTGCGGGCGTCCTGATGGCTATCGCGGCTGTGACCGTGGTCACAGACCCGCCGGGGCGCGTTCTGGCCGGCGTTGCCGCGGCGGGTCTGCTCGTGTTTGCGGGGATGTCGTGGCGCGCGCGCCCGAAGCTGGCAATCACACCCGGCGGGCTGGCCGTCCGCGGCTGGTATCGGACGCAGGTATTACCACGCCCCGACATCAAGATCATCCGGATCATCGAGTTCCGCCGCTACGGGCGCACGGTGCGGTTGCTCGAGGTGGAAAGCGCCGACGGAGACCCGGTGGTGCTGTCCCGCTGGGATCTCGGGGCGGACCCGCTCCAGGTGCTCGACGCGCTCACCGCCGCCGGTTACGCGGGCCTGCGACAGCGCTGA
- a CDS encoding peptidylprolyl isomerase: MADSDAVTNSPFQTATATLHTNRGDIKVALFGNHAPKTVANFVGLAQGTKEYSTQNASGGSSGPFYDGAVFHRVIRGFMIQGGDPTGTGRGGPGYKFADEFHPELQFDRPYLLAMANAGPGTNGSQFFITVDKTPHLNRRHTIFGEVVDPESQKVVDAISTTSTDGNDRPSEPVVIESITIS; the protein is encoded by the coding sequence GTGGCAGACTCTGATGCCGTGACTAACAGCCCCTTTCAGACTGCTACCGCCACGCTGCACACCAACCGCGGTGACATCAAGGTCGCCCTGTTCGGAAACCACGCGCCCAAGACCGTGGCCAACTTCGTCGGCCTGGCCCAGGGCACCAAGGAGTACTCGACCCAGAACGCGTCGGGCGGCTCCTCGGGCCCGTTCTACGACGGTGCGGTGTTCCACCGGGTGATCCGGGGCTTCATGATCCAGGGCGGCGACCCGACCGGCACCGGCCGCGGCGGTCCGGGGTACAAGTTCGCCGACGAGTTCCACCCCGAGCTGCAGTTCGACCGGCCCTACCTGCTGGCGATGGCCAACGCGGGGCCGGGCACCAACGGCTCGCAGTTCTTCATCACCGTGGACAAGACCCCGCACCTGAACCGGCGGCACACCATCTTCGGCGAGGTTGTCGACCCGGAGTCGCAGAAGGTCGTCGACGCGATCTCGACGACCAGCACCGACGGCAACGACCGTCCGTCCGAGCCGGTGGTGATCGAGTCGATCACCATCTCGTAG
- the pbpA gene encoding D,D-transpeptidase PbpA encodes MNASLRRISVTVMALIVLLLLNATMTQVFAADSLRADPRNQRVLLDEYSRQRGQIVAGGQLLAYSVATDNRFRFLRVYPNPAQYAPVTGFYSLRYSSTGLERAEDPLLNGSDERLFGRRLADFFTGRDPRGANVDTTIRPRVQQAAWDGMQQGCGGPPCKGAVVALEPSTGKILAMVSSPSYDPNLLSSHDPEVQAQAWQRLRDDPDNPMTNRAISETYPPGSTFKVITTAAALQAGASDTEQLTAAPSMPLPNSTATLENYGGQACGNDPTVSLQQAFALSCNTAFVQLGILTGADALRSMARSFGLDSTPSVIPLQVAESTIGIIPDAAALGMSSIGQKDVALTPLQNAEIAATIANGGVTMQPYLVDSLKGPDLTTISTTTPYEQRRAVSPQVAAKLTELMVGAEKVAQQKGAIPGVQIASKTGTAEHGSDPRHTPPHAWYIAFAPAQTPKVAVAVLVENGADRLSATGGALAAPIGRAVIEAALQGGP; translated from the coding sequence ATGAACGCCTCCCTGCGCCGGATCTCGGTGACCGTGATGGCGTTGATCGTGCTGCTGCTGCTCAACGCCACGATGACGCAGGTCTTCGCGGCCGACTCGCTGCGCGCCGACCCGCGCAACCAGCGGGTGCTGCTCGACGAGTACTCCCGCCAGCGCGGCCAGATCGTGGCCGGCGGCCAGCTGCTGGCCTACTCGGTCGCCACCGACAACCGGTTCCGCTTCCTGCGGGTCTACCCCAACCCCGCCCAGTACGCGCCGGTGACCGGGTTCTACTCGCTGCGCTACTCGAGCACCGGGTTGGAACGCGCCGAGGACCCGCTGCTGAACGGCTCCGACGAGCGGCTGTTCGGGCGCCGGCTGGCCGACTTCTTCACCGGCCGCGACCCGCGCGGCGCCAACGTCGACACCACCATCAGGCCGCGGGTCCAGCAGGCGGCGTGGGACGGCATGCAGCAGGGCTGCGGCGGCCCGCCGTGCAAGGGCGCGGTGGTCGCCCTCGAGCCGTCCACCGGCAAGATCCTGGCCATGGTGTCGTCGCCGTCCTACGACCCCAACCTGCTGTCCTCGCACGATCCCGAGGTGCAGGCGCAGGCCTGGCAGCGGCTGCGCGACGATCCCGACAACCCGATGACCAACCGGGCCATCTCCGAGACCTACCCGCCCGGCTCGACGTTCAAGGTGATCACCACGGCGGCCGCGCTGCAGGCCGGCGCCAGCGACACCGAGCAGCTGACCGCCGCGCCGTCGATGCCGCTGCCCAACAGCACCGCGACGCTGGAGAACTACGGTGGGCAGGCGTGCGGCAACGACCCGACCGTGTCGTTGCAGCAGGCCTTCGCCCTGTCCTGCAACACCGCGTTCGTCCAGCTCGGCATCCTCACCGGCGCGGACGCGTTGCGCAGCATGGCGCGCTCGTTCGGCCTGGACAGCACGCCCAGCGTCATCCCGCTGCAGGTGGCCGAATCGACCATCGGCATCATCCCGGACGCCGCGGCGCTGGGCATGTCGAGCATCGGTCAGAAGGATGTCGCGCTGACCCCGTTGCAGAACGCCGAGATCGCAGCGACCATCGCCAACGGCGGGGTGACCATGCAGCCCTATCTGGTCGACAGCCTCAAGGGCCCCGACCTGACCACGATCAGCACCACCACCCCTTATGAGCAGCGGCGCGCGGTGTCGCCGCAGGTCGCCGCTAAGCTAACAGAGCTGATGGTCGGCGCCGAGAAGGTCGCACAGCAGAAAGGGGCCATTCCCGGCGTGCAGATCGCATCCAAGACGGGTACCGCAGAGCATGGCAGCGATCCGCGGCACACACCGCCGCATGCGTGGTACATCGCTTTCGCGCCCGCACAGACCCCCAAGGTCGCCGTGGCGGTGTTGGTGGAGAATGGCGCCGACCGCCTGTCCGCGACGGGGGGTGCACTCGCCGCGCCGATCGGACGGGCTGTGATCGAGGCCGCGCTACAGGGAGGACCATGA
- a CDS encoding protein phosphatase 2C domain-containing protein has translation MTLVLRYAARSDRGLVRSNNEDSVYAGARLLALADGMGGHAAGEVASQLVIAALAHLDDDEPGGDLLAKLDEAVRAGNAAIAAQVEAEPELEGMGTTLTAILFAGDRIGLVHIGDSRGYLLRDGELTQITKDDTFVQTLVDEGRITREEAHSHPQRSLIMRALTGHEVEPTLTMREARAGDRYLLCSDGLSDPVSDDTILEALQIPDVAEAAYRLIELALRGGGPDNVTVVVADVVDYDYGQTQPILAGAVSGDEDQLTLPNTSAGRASAIRPRDESAKRVAPQPETPSRPRWSRRRLFVVIALAVMLVLAGLTVGWWVIQRNYYVAEYNGRISIVRGIQGSLLGVPLQQPYLVGCLNARNELSLISYGQSGGSNCQLMTLQDLRRPGQVQVQTGLPGGSLDQAESQLRQLLAEYLLPLCPPPRATSPPGAQATRSPVPETGGPASPAPPTTSASPTPSTNATPGPASSSPAGPTTTSQTLTALPGPPLQPGIDCRTVA, from the coding sequence GTGACCCTGGTCCTGCGGTATGCCGCGCGCAGTGATCGCGGCCTGGTGCGCTCCAACAACGAAGACTCCGTCTATGCCGGCGCCCGGCTGCTCGCGCTGGCCGACGGCATGGGCGGCCACGCCGCCGGCGAGGTGGCATCCCAGCTGGTGATCGCCGCCCTGGCGCACCTCGACGACGACGAGCCCGGCGGCGACCTGCTGGCCAAGCTCGACGAGGCGGTGCGCGCCGGCAACGCCGCCATCGCCGCGCAGGTGGAAGCGGAGCCCGAGCTGGAGGGGATGGGCACCACCCTCACCGCGATCCTGTTCGCCGGCGACCGCATCGGGCTGGTGCACATCGGCGACTCCCGCGGCTACCTGCTGCGCGACGGCGAGCTCACCCAGATCACCAAGGACGACACGTTCGTCCAGACCCTGGTCGACGAGGGCCGCATCACCCGGGAGGAGGCGCACAGCCACCCGCAGCGCTCGTTGATCATGCGCGCGCTCACCGGTCACGAGGTCGAGCCGACGCTGACCATGCGCGAAGCCCGCGCCGGCGACCGCTACCTGCTGTGTTCGGACGGGTTGTCCGACCCGGTCAGCGACGACACCATCCTCGAGGCCCTGCAGATCCCGGACGTGGCCGAGGCCGCCTACCGCCTCATCGAGTTGGCGTTGCGCGGCGGCGGCCCGGACAACGTCACCGTCGTGGTCGCCGACGTGGTCGACTACGACTACGGCCAAACCCAGCCGATCCTGGCCGGCGCGGTGTCCGGCGACGAGGACCAGCTGACCCTGCCCAACACCTCCGCGGGACGCGCCTCGGCGATCCGGCCGCGCGACGAGTCCGCGAAACGCGTTGCGCCGCAACCGGAAACACCCAGCCGGCCGCGGTGGTCGCGGCGACGGCTGTTCGTCGTCATCGCCCTGGCGGTGATGCTGGTGTTGGCCGGCCTCACCGTGGGGTGGTGGGTCATCCAGCGCAACTACTACGTCGCCGAATACAACGGCCGGATCTCCATCGTCCGCGGGATTCAGGGCAGCCTGCTGGGGGTGCCCCTGCAGCAGCCCTATCTGGTGGGCTGCCTCAACGCGCGTAACGAACTGTCGCTGATCAGCTACGGGCAGTCCGGCGGCTCCAACTGCCAGCTGATGACGCTGCAAGACCTGCGCCGCCCCGGGCAGGTCCAGGTGCAAACCGGGCTGCCCGGCGGCAGCCTTGACCAGGCCGAATCGCAGCTGCGTCAACTGCTGGCCGAATACCTGCTGCCGCTCTGTCCGCCGCCGCGCGCCACCTCACCGCCCGGGGCGCAGGCCACCCGCAGCCCTGTACCCGAAACCGGCGGCCCCGCGTCGCCCGCACCACCGACCACCAGCGCCAGCCCCACTCCCAGCACCAACGCCACCCCCGGCCCGGCGAGCTCTTCGCCGGCAGGCCCGACCACCACGTCGCAGACGTTGACCGCGCTTCCCGGGCCCCCTCTTCAACCGGGCATCGACTGCCGGACGGTGGCATGA
- the pknB gene encoding Stk1 family PASTA domain-containing Ser/Thr kinase translates to MTTPQHLSDRYELGEILGFGGMSEVHLARDVRLHRDVAVKVLRADLARDPSFYLRFRREAQNAAALNHPSIVAVYDTGEAETPSGPLPYIVMEYVDGVTLRDIVHTDGPLPPRRAIEIIADACQALNFSHQNGIIHRDVKPANIMISTTNAVKVMDFGIARAIADSGNSVTQTAAVIGTAQYLSPEQARGDAVDARSDVYSLGCVLYEILTGEPPFTGDSPVAVAYQHVREDPVPPSQRHEGISADLDAVVLKALAKNPDNRYQTAAEMRADLVRVHNGEKPEAPKVLTDAERSSLLSSGAGAAGPSRTDPLPRQVLADSGEDRTVGSVGRWIVAVAALAVLTIIVVIAFNTFGGGARDVQVPDVRGQVSADAIAALQNRGFKTRTLQKPDSAIPPDHVIGTDPGANASVSAGDEITINVSTGPEQREVPDVSSLSYSDAVTKLKAAGFSKFKQANSPSTPELLGKVIGTNPPANQTSAITNVITLIVGSGPETKQVPDIAGQTVDIAQKNLTVYGFTKITQVQVDSPRPVGEVIGTNPPKGQTVPVDSVIELQVSKGNQFIMPDLSGMFWTDAEPRLRALGWTGILDKGPDVDAGGAQSHRVVYQNPPAGAGVNRDGIITLKFGQ, encoded by the coding sequence ATGACCACCCCGCAACACCTGTCCGACCGCTACGAACTCGGCGAGATCCTCGGCTTCGGCGGCATGTCCGAGGTTCACCTGGCCCGTGACGTCCGGCTGCACCGCGACGTCGCGGTCAAGGTGCTGCGCGCGGACCTGGCCCGCGATCCCAGTTTCTACCTGCGCTTCCGGCGCGAGGCGCAAAACGCCGCCGCGCTCAACCACCCGTCCATCGTCGCCGTCTACGACACCGGCGAGGCGGAGACGCCCTCAGGGCCGCTGCCCTACATCGTCATGGAGTACGTCGACGGCGTGACGCTGCGCGACATCGTGCACACCGACGGGCCGCTGCCGCCGCGGCGGGCCATCGAGATCATCGCCGACGCCTGCCAGGCGCTGAACTTCAGCCACCAGAACGGCATCATCCACCGCGACGTCAAGCCGGCGAACATCATGATCAGCACCACCAATGCCGTCAAGGTGATGGACTTCGGCATCGCCCGCGCAATCGCCGACAGCGGCAACAGCGTCACCCAGACCGCGGCGGTGATCGGAACCGCGCAGTACCTCTCGCCCGAGCAGGCCCGCGGTGACGCCGTCGACGCGCGCTCGGACGTCTACTCGCTGGGCTGTGTGCTGTACGAAATCCTCACCGGCGAGCCGCCTTTCACCGGCGACTCGCCGGTGGCGGTGGCCTACCAGCATGTCCGCGAAGACCCGGTGCCGCCGTCGCAGCGGCACGAAGGCATCTCCGCCGACCTCGACGCCGTCGTGCTCAAGGCGCTGGCCAAAAACCCGGACAACCGCTATCAGACCGCGGCCGAAATGCGCGCCGATCTGGTCCGGGTGCACAACGGCGAAAAGCCGGAAGCGCCAAAGGTTCTCACCGACGCCGAGCGCAGCTCGCTGTTGTCGTCCGGTGCCGGGGCCGCGGGTCCGTCGCGCACCGATCCGCTGCCTCGCCAGGTGCTCGCGGACAGCGGCGAGGACCGCACGGTGGGTTCGGTGGGCCGTTGGATCGTGGCGGTGGCCGCGCTGGCGGTCCTGACCATCATCGTCGTCATCGCGTTCAACACCTTCGGCGGCGGCGCCCGCGACGTCCAGGTGCCCGACGTGCGCGGGCAGGTGTCCGCCGATGCCATTGCGGCGCTGCAGAACCGCGGCTTCAAGACCCGCACGCTGCAGAAGCCGGACTCGGCCATCCCGCCCGACCACGTCATCGGCACCGACCCCGGCGCCAACGCGTCGGTCAGCGCGGGCGACGAGATCACCATCAACGTCTCCACCGGGCCGGAGCAGCGCGAGGTGCCCGACGTCTCGTCGCTGAGCTACTCCGACGCGGTCACCAAGCTCAAGGCCGCCGGGTTCAGCAAGTTCAAGCAGGCGAACTCGCCGTCCACACCCGAGTTGTTGGGCAAGGTGATCGGGACCAACCCGCCGGCCAACCAGACGTCGGCGATCACCAACGTCATCACCCTCATCGTCGGCTCGGGGCCGGAGACCAAGCAGGTGCCCGACATCGCCGGGCAAACCGTCGACATCGCGCAGAAGAACCTGACCGTCTACGGCTTCACCAAGATCACCCAGGTGCAGGTGGACAGCCCCCGCCCGGTCGGCGAGGTGATCGGCACCAATCCACCCAAGGGACAAACGGTTCCGGTGGATTCGGTGATCGAACTGCAGGTGTCCAAGGGCAATCAGTTCATCATGCCCGACCTGTCCGGGATGTTTTGGACCGACGCCGAACCGCGGCTACGGGCGCTGGGCTGGACGGGGATCCTGGACAAGGGTCCCGACGTCGACGCCGGCGGCGCCCAGTCCCACCGGGTGGTGTATCAGAACCCGCCGGCCGGGGCCGGGGTCAACCGGGACGGGATCATCACGCTGAAGTTCGGTCAGTAG
- a CDS encoding serine/threonine-protein kinase — MSPRVGVTLSGRYRLQRLIATGGMGQVWEAVDNRLGRRVAVKVLKQEFSQDPEFIERFRAEARTTAMLNHPGIAAVHDYGESQLDGEGRTAYLVMELVNGEPLNSVLKRTGRLSLRHALDMLEQTGRALQVAHAAGLVHRDVKPGNILITPTGQVKITDFGIAKAVDAAPVTQTGMVMGTAQYIAPEQALGHDATPASDVYSLGVVGYEVVSGKRPFSGDGALTVAMKHIKEPPPPLPAELPPNVRELIEITLVKNPAMRYRSGGPFADAVAAVRAGRRPPRPSQSPPPGRASPAAIPSSPTTRAAAVSSGRTAAPRRTRPATGGHRPPPARRTFSSGQRALLWAAGVLGALAIIIAVLIVINSRADQQQQPPTVTDTGTPPASAPPPTKTPSGSGAHPGLRLDWPDDGTIGASGFRDGPARHWTSQ, encoded by the coding sequence ATGAGCCCGCGAGTTGGTGTGACGCTGTCTGGCAGGTACCGCCTGCAGCGCCTGATCGCCACCGGCGGCATGGGTCAGGTCTGGGAGGCGGTCGACAACCGGCTGGGCCGGCGCGTCGCGGTCAAGGTGCTCAAACAGGAGTTCTCCCAGGACCCCGAGTTCATCGAGCGGTTCCGCGCCGAGGCGCGCACCACGGCGATGCTCAACCACCCGGGCATCGCGGCCGTGCACGACTACGGCGAGAGCCAGCTGGACGGCGAGGGCCGCACCGCCTATCTGGTGATGGAACTGGTCAACGGTGAGCCGCTGAACTCGGTGCTCAAACGGACCGGCCGGCTGTCGCTGCGGCACGCGCTGGACATGCTCGAGCAGACCGGCCGCGCCCTGCAGGTCGCGCACGCCGCCGGCCTGGTGCACCGCGACGTCAAACCGGGCAACATCCTGATCACCCCGACGGGGCAGGTGAAGATCACCGACTTCGGTATCGCCAAGGCCGTCGACGCCGCGCCGGTGACCCAGACCGGAATGGTGATGGGCACCGCCCAATACATCGCACCCGAGCAGGCGCTGGGTCACGACGCCACCCCCGCCAGCGACGTGTACTCGCTGGGAGTTGTTGGCTACGAGGTGGTTTCGGGCAAGCGGCCGTTCAGCGGGGATGGCGCGCTGACGGTGGCGATGAAACACATCAAGGAGCCTCCGCCGCCGCTGCCCGCGGAGCTGCCGCCCAACGTGCGCGAGCTCATCGAGATCACCCTGGTGAAGAACCCGGCGATGCGCTACCGCAGCGGGGGGCCGTTCGCCGACGCCGTCGCCGCGGTGCGCGCCGGTCGCCGGCCGCCGCGGCCGAGCCAGTCCCCGCCGCCCGGGCGGGCGTCACCGGCGGCCATTCCGTCCAGCCCCACCACCCGGGCAGCAGCCGTGTCCTCCGGGCGCACCGCCGCGCCGCGGCGGACCCGGCCGGCCACCGGCGGCCACCGCCCGCCCCCGGCCCGGCGCACCTTCTCGTCCGGCCAGCGCGCGCTGCTGTGGGCCGCCGGGGTGCTGGGCGCGCTGGCGATCATCATCGCGGTGCTCATCGTCATCAACTCCCGCGCCGACCAGCAGCAACAGCCCCCTACGGTCACCGACACCGGAACCCCACCCGCCTCGGCGCCGCCGCCGACCAAGACGCCGAGCGGCTCCGGGGCCCACCCGGGCCTGCGGCTGGACTGGCCGGATGACGGCACAATTGGGGCGTCTGGATTCCGCGACGGACCCGCCCGACACTGGACATCGCAATGA